The window CAGGCTGAACTGGAACGCCTGCGGGACCTCGTGCATCAATTGGAAACACAAATGAAGGAAGCGCAGGACAACGCACTTCGCGCGCGGGCCGACGTCGAAAATCAGCGTCGCCGTCACCAGAAGGACAAGGAAGAGCTCCGCAAGTACGCCACCGAGGACCTGATGCGTTCGCTGGTCGCCCCGATGGATCACTTCGGCCTCGCGATGCTGTCGCTTGAGACCGCCAGCAACGTCGATTCTGTCCGCCAGGGCGTCGAGATGATCCACCGCGAGATCGTCTCGGTGCTTCAAGGCGCCGGTCTCGAACTGATTCAGCCGACTGGCCAGCAATTCGATCCGAACCTGCACGAGGCCGCCGCCACGGAGACTCAACCGGATCAGCCGGAAGGAGTCGTTCTCGAGACGATGCGTCCGGGCTGGGCCTTGAAGGGCCGCGTCATTCGTCCCGCCATGGTCAGTGTAAACAAGATCGACGGCCCCACACCGACGCCGGAGGGCTAAGCGCGCTCCAACTTCATGAGGACCATCGCCACACGCCTGTTTCTGTGTCTCAGTCTACTGCTGCCGTGCTTCGCAGCGGCACAGCTTGCTGCTCGGATTCAGCCGCTCGGCGTGCCGCAGAATGAGCCGGCGGCCGAATTCTACGCACGCCAACTCGGCGCCGGAGAGAATGTCCAGGCGCTGATTCAGCCGGGCGAAGGAAAGCTGCTCGACCCGGTTTCGATCCAGGCCACCTGGAACGGCGATCTGCTGCCGACGATGGTGTATTATCCAACGCCGGCATTCGCCCTGATGTTCGTCCACCCGACCGACCCGCTAACGACCCAAACAGGAACGTTGGTGTTCGCGGGCAAGACGCTCGATGGTGAGTCTTTCAGCGCGGGCGATGAGTTGGACGTCCCGGGCACCGAGCCGACGGATAGAATGGCGGAGGGCTTCCCACGCGTTCGCGTTCTCGATAGGGAATCGCAGTTGCCGATCGCACAGGCTCGCGTCTTCGGCCAGCGCATTCGCGATCTGTTCACGCTAACGAACCGTGCGGGCATTGCTCTTCTGGATGCGCCGAAACGCAGCACACCGGATCCTCACTGGGCCTGGGGTCCGGGGCACGTCGCGCAACCATTCGACCCAAGGACATCGCCAACGATTTCGCTCGTGGCTATGCCGCAGGGGCTCGATGCGCCATGGCTTCCGGCGGAGCTTCCGGAAGGGATCGACGCCGTCTCAGTCAGGATATCCACGGCCGGCGAATTGCCAGGACAGTTGCTCGCCTGGGTTGGCCGCACGTGGTGGGTACGCCCCAGTGATGCCGGCGAGTTCCAGATACCGATTATTCCGGACTACGATCAGTTCGAAGTCATCGTGCTTTCGCCGGGATATGCGCCGGGGGTGGCCCACATCGGTCCAAAAGACAAAGAAGCGCCGCCCGTCGAGATTCGACTGGAACGGCGCTGAGAACGATCATCACCGCCCGCCTGTTCAGCGGGCGGTTCTTATTGTCAGTCCTTCTTCTCGTGCAAGTCCTTCGCGCGCTTCACTCGATCGTCAGTTCGCTTCATGACGCTCTCAGCGAACGCAACACCGGCCTTCAGGAATTCCTTTTGGCTGTTGGCCAGATGCTCGGTCACATCGACGGGAACGGTGCGCAGGACGGAATCGCAAATGTGCTGCACGGCCTCCTTGACTTCCTCCGGCCGCATCCGCACGCGAAAGCCTGTCTTGCCCTCGTCCTCTTCGTAATATGTCTGGAACGGTTCCTCTTCGGTCTTCTCTTCGTTGTTTTTCTTCGACTCGTCTGCCATGGATGAATCCTCCGGTGGGGGGTCATTGAGAGTGTACTGTCCAAGGCCGGTTTCGCCAAGGGAAACTCAGGCAGTCGCCGCAACCTTCTCGGGCTCGTGCCGGATCAGGGAGATGAAATACTCTTCCAGCGATTGGGTCTTGCTTTCCGTGCTGATCAGCCGCGCGCCTGCGGACGAAAGAGCGCTCAGTGCCTTCGTGTAGTCCTCCACGCCGGCGATAGAAACAACGCGCTGGTTTCCGCGCTCCTCGACGGAGTGTTTTCCCAGTTCCGTCGGCATATCGCCGTCTAACTCGAACACGATCTCGAAGCAATTCATCGGCTTCATCAGGTTCGCGACGGTGTCCGAGGTCACAATCTTGCCGCGATTGACCATGATCACGCGGTCGCATAATTCCTCGACTTCGACGAGCTCGTGCGAACTGAAGAAGATCGTTGTGCCTTGTTGGCGCAGCTTCAGAAGCACCTCTCGAAGGTCGTGACGCCCAACCGGGTCGAGGCCGGAGGACATCTCGTCGAAGACCAGCAATTCCGGCCTGGCGATGATGGCCTGCGCGATTCCGAGCCGCTGCTGCATGCCCTTGGAGAAATTGCGGAGCAGGACGTTGCCTTTGCCGCCCAGCCCGACTTCCTCCAGCAATTCCGGGATGCGCGACTTGAGCTCCGCCCGCGACAGCCCTTGCAGTCCACCGTAGAGCGCGAGGAGCTCGCGGGCCTTCATGAACGGGTAGTAAAGCGCAACTTCCGGCAGGTACCCCAGGCGGCGGCGCGATTCCACGGTGCCGGCCTGGCTGCCAAAGATCTTCACGGTTCCACTGAGCGGGAAGATGAACCCCATCAGTGTCTTGATGGTCGTGGACTTGCCGGCGCCGTTCGGGCCGACGAAACCGACGACTTCGCCGCGCTCGACGTCGAATGAAATCCCGTCAACGGCGCGAACCTTCTTGGCACCCTTGCCGTATTCGACCACGAGGTCCTGAACTTCGATCAATTTGTCGCTCATGGCTCGAACCTCCACTGTCAACGGTCAAACGCCACCAATCCGCTTAGCAATACACTGGCCGATCAGAGATGCGGCGCCAACGGGAAAAGGCCACTTCGCCGTTGACCGACCTCGCCTCCAATCCGCACCCTTCCCGGAAGCTTCGGGCCCCCACGCCCCACGGAAGAAGGCTCTCTGTTGGAATTCAATGCTGCATACGTCGTTCTGATGGTTCCCATCTTTCTCCTGGCCCTCACGGTCCACGAGATTGCCCACGCCCTGACGGCGAATTGGGGTGGGGATTTGACGGCGACGTACCAGAACCGTCTCTCGTTGAACCCGCTGGTTCATATGGACCCGGTCGGAACCGTTCTGGTCCCGATCCTCTCGATCATCAGCAATATCCCGATGTTTGGATGGGCGAAGCCGGTTCCGGTCGATGAAGCTCACTTCCGCGACAAGACATGGAATATCGTGGTCGCGATGGCCGGGCCGTTCTCGAACCTGCTGCTGGCACTGGCCGGAACACTCCTGTTTTCGCTCATCGCTCGGGTCATGGTGATCGGGGGAATTCATGGGTGGTGGTCGTTCTCGGCGAGCGTGGTCCATAGCTTCTGGATGGGAGCGATCTTCTACGTTTCAATCAACTGGCTACTCTGCCTGTTCAACCTTATCCCTGTTCCGCCGCTCGATGGTTCGCATGTCGTTTATCATTTCTTCATTCGCGGCCACGCCGCTCGCTATGGAGCGTGGGACTCCTATCGGCGCTTCGGGATTTTCATCCTCCTGATGCTACTTTGGGCCACGCCGGTGATCAGGCTGTTGTCGGTGGCCGTCTTTGGATTGTCCGAACTCACTCTGCAATCTCTCGGCTTGAATGCCGCACTGGACCAGGCCCTGCGCCTGGCAACCTGACCAACCTCTAAGGACCGATCATGTCTGCACTGCACGAACCGGAAAAGAAAATCCTCCTGAGCGGAAGCCGCCCGACGGGCCGCCAGCACCTCGGCAATTACGTGGGCGCCCTGGCCCAGTGGGTTCCTCTGCAGGATGAACTCGAGTGCTTCTTCATGATCGCCGATTGGCACGCGCTGACCAGCACCTATCGCGATACGGCCTCGTTGCAGGACAACATTCGTCAGCAGACCATCGACTGGCTGTCGGTGGGATTGGACCCGGAGCGCGCGACGATCTTCGTGCAGTCCGCCGTCAAGGAGCACGCGGAGCTGTCGCTGCTGCTCGGCATGTTTGCGCCGCTGGGCTTGATGGAGCGTTGCACGAGTTGGAAGGATAACGTCATCGAGCAAGGAAACGAGGTACTGCGCACCTATGGTTTCCTCGGCTATCCATGTCTGCAGAGCGCCGACATTCTGATCTATCAGGCGCACGTCGTCCCCGTCGGGCGCGACCAGGTCGAGCACGTCGAAAAGACGCAGGACCTGGCTCAGAAGGTGAATCACTGGTACGGCGGCGAGGAGAATCCCGTCTTCCGGGTGCCGCAGTGGAAACTGTCCGTCTCGCCGGTGCTGCTCGGCAACGACGGCCGGAAGATGAGCAAGTCTTACGATAATTGCATCTATATCGCCGATCCGCCGGAAGAGGTAGAGCAGAAGGTCAGCGTAATGGTGACCGATCCGGCGCGCATTCGCCGCAAGGACCCGGGCGATCCGGAGAAGTGCAGCGTGTGGTCCTATCACAAGGTCTTCACGGACGAGAAGCACTACGACTGGATCACGGAAGGCTGTCGCTCCGCGGGAATCGGCTGTCGCGACTGCAAGAAGTTGCTGGCCGACGAGATCAACGCCAAGTTCGCCCCCGCCCGCGAGAAGCGCGCGGAACTGGAGGCCAACCCGAATCTGTGGAAAGACGTCTTGCACGAGGGCAACACGAAGGCTCGTAAACGCGCCCAGCAGAACATGGAACAGATTCGCGAGAAGCTGAACCTGTACGTCGAAGAATAGGCCTCGCGGCCCCGCCTGCAGAATCCCGCCCCGCCCCGACTGAAAGAAGTTGCGGCGGGGCGCACTATTCCTTGCTCCCCCGCCTTGCGATTCGCTACGCGTCAAGGCGTTCGGCGGAGGGGAGCGCTCCCGTGCCGCCACACCTCTCCTCTACGGAAGGACAAGTCATGGCTGACAAGATTCGTATCGAAAAAGATTCCCTGGGTGAGGTCCGGATTCCCGCTCAGGCATACTGGGGAACGACGACCCAACGCGCCCTGGAGTGCTACCCCATCTCCGGGCTGACTCATCACCCGAAGTTCATCGACGCCTACGTCATGCTGAAGCAAGCCGCCGCGATGGCGAACAAGGACTCCAAGGCATTGAAGCCGAAGATCGCAAACGCGATCATCAAGGCGTGCAAGGAGATCCTGAACGGCGAGTTGCGCGAACAATTTGTTGTCGACGTGTTTCAGATGGGCGCCGGCACCAGTTTTCACATGAACGTCAACGAAGTGATTGCCAACCGCGCGAATGAGATCCTCGGTGGCAAGATCGGCGATAACTCGCCCGTGACCGCGAACGATCATGTGAACTTTGGCCAGTCGACGAACGACACCTTCCCGACGGCGATGCGGCTCGGCATTCTGCTGATGCTGCGCGATCACCTGCACAAGCCGCTGATCGATCTGGAAGCCGCCTTTGCCAAGAAGGGCAAAGAATTCGATAAGATCGTCAAGAGCGCACGCACGCACCTGCAAGACGCCGTGCCCATTCGCCTGGGCCAGGAATTCGCCGCGTACGGCGAAGCGATCAAGCGCTGCCATAAGTCCATCGCTTCCGCCCGCGATTGGGTCAAGGAACTGGGCATCGGCGGTTCGGCTGCCGGAACAGGCCTGAATACGGCAAAGGGCTATCGCGAGGCCCTGCTCGTCCACTTGAAGAAGATCTCGAAGATCAATGACCTGAAGCTGAGCCCGAATATGTGCGAGGCCATGCAGAGCCAGCGCCCGATCACCGAGATCAGTGCGGCACTGCGCAACCTGGCGATCGAAGTCAGCCGCATCTGCAATGACCTGCGTCTGCTCTCCAGCGGACCGACGACGGGCCTGTTTGAAATCCAGTTGCCGTCGATCGCACCCGGAAGCTCGATCATGCCTGGCAAGGTGAATCCGTCGATGCTCGAGTGCGCGAACATGGTGTGCTTCGAGGTGATCGGGAACGACACGGCTGTTTCCTGGGCCGTTGGCGCGGGACAGCTCGAGTTGAACGTCATGATGCCGCTGATGCAGCACAAGGTCATCTCGTCCATCCACGTGATGGGGTCGCTGGTCCGTCAGTTGACTGATCTGTGCGTGAAGGGCATCAAGGCCA of the bacterium genome contains:
- the grpE gene encoding nucleotide exchange factor GrpE; the encoded protein is MSMRGNPGPLPVPPLASLRRRKKYQLRRRSYASQPVTLAADDSERQAELERLRDLVHQLETQMKEAQDNALRARADVENQRRRHQKDKEELRKYATEDLMRSLVAPMDHFGLAMLSLETASNVDSVRQGVEMIHREIVSVLQGAGLELIQPTGQQFDPNLHEAAATETQPDQPEGVVLETMRPGWALKGRVIRPAMVSVNKIDGPTPTPEG
- a CDS encoding ABC transporter ATP-binding protein, yielding MSDKLIEVQDLVVEYGKGAKKVRAVDGISFDVERGEVVGFVGPNGAGKSTTIKTLMGFIFPLSGTVKIFGSQAGTVESRRRLGYLPEVALYYPFMKARELLALYGGLQGLSRAELKSRIPELLEEVGLGGKGNVLLRNFSKGMQQRLGIAQAIIARPELLVFDEMSSGLDPVGRHDLREVLLKLRQQGTTIFFSSHELVEVEELCDRVIMVNRGKIVTSDTVANLMKPMNCFEIVFELDGDMPTELGKHSVEERGNQRVVSIAGVEDYTKALSALSSAGARLISTESKTQSLEEYFISLIRHEPEKVAATA
- a CDS encoding site-2 protease family protein produces the protein MEFNAAYVVLMVPIFLLALTVHEIAHALTANWGGDLTATYQNRLSLNPLVHMDPVGTVLVPILSIISNIPMFGWAKPVPVDEAHFRDKTWNIVVAMAGPFSNLLLALAGTLLFSLIARVMVIGGIHGWWSFSASVVHSFWMGAIFYVSINWLLCLFNLIPVPPLDGSHVVYHFFIRGHAARYGAWDSYRRFGIFILLMLLWATPVIRLLSVAVFGLSELTLQSLGLNAALDQALRLAT
- the trpS gene encoding tryptophan--tRNA ligase — encoded protein: MSALHEPEKKILLSGSRPTGRQHLGNYVGALAQWVPLQDELECFFMIADWHALTSTYRDTASLQDNIRQQTIDWLSVGLDPERATIFVQSAVKEHAELSLLLGMFAPLGLMERCTSWKDNVIEQGNEVLRTYGFLGYPCLQSADILIYQAHVVPVGRDQVEHVEKTQDLAQKVNHWYGGEENPVFRVPQWKLSVSPVLLGNDGRKMSKSYDNCIYIADPPEEVEQKVSVMVTDPARIRRKDPGDPEKCSVWSYHKVFTDEKHYDWITEGCRSAGIGCRDCKKLLADEINAKFAPAREKRAELEANPNLWKDVLHEGNTKARKRAQQNMEQIREKLNLYVEE
- a CDS encoding aspartate ammonia-lyase, whose product is MADKIRIEKDSLGEVRIPAQAYWGTTTQRALECYPISGLTHHPKFIDAYVMLKQAAAMANKDSKALKPKIANAIIKACKEILNGELREQFVVDVFQMGAGTSFHMNVNEVIANRANEILGGKIGDNSPVTANDHVNFGQSTNDTFPTAMRLGILLMLRDHLHKPLIDLEAAFAKKGKEFDKIVKSARTHLQDAVPIRLGQEFAAYGEAIKRCHKSIASARDWVKELGIGGSAAGTGLNTAKGYREALLVHLKKISKINDLKLSPNMCEAMQSQRPITEISAALRNLAIEVSRICNDLRLLSSGPTTGLFEIQLPSIAPGSSIMPGKVNPSMLECANMVCFEVIGNDTAVSWAVGAGQLELNVMMPLMQHKVISSIHVMGSLVRQLTDLCVKGIKANPDRCQRYVEGSMGLATALNVYVGYKNASMVAKESLKSGKTLIEVTVDKGLMKEEELRKVLDLHAMTKPGIPGK